In a single window of the Cucumis melo cultivar AY chromosome 11, USDA_Cmelo_AY_1.0, whole genome shotgun sequence genome:
- the LOC103490491 gene encoding protein LIGHT-DEPENDENT SHORT HYPOCOTYLS 10-like, with translation MSGEGVVGDRSSKEYGEGSSNSPPTAATTPSRYESQKRRDWNTFGQYLKNQRPPVALSQCNFNHVLEFLRYLDQFGKTKVHVQGCMFYGQPEPPAPCTCPLKQAWGSLDALIGRLRAAYEENGGSPETNPFASASIRVYLREVRECQAKARGIPYKKKKKKKSNKQQQPTNNNNTNNLLIDDSTTTNNISSSSSSSIMHFSTP, from the coding sequence atgtCCGGTGAAGGAGTGGTAGGAGATCGCTCCAGCAAAGAATATGGAGAAGGATCGTCGAACTCACCACCAACGGCGGCTACAACCCCAAGTCGTTACGAGTCACAAAAACGGCGAGATTGGAACACGTTTGGGCAATACTTGAAGAATCAAAGGCCGCCAGTGGCACTATCTCAATGCAACTTCAACCATGTATTGGAGTTTTTAAGGTACTTGGATCAATTTGGGAAGACAAAAGTTCATGTACAAGGTTGTATGTTTTACGGTCAGCCAGAACCACCTGCCCCTTGTACCTGCCCGTTAAAACAAGCTTGGGGTAGCCTTGATGCTTTAATAGGGAGATTAAGGGCGGCTTATGAAGAAAACGGTGGTTCCCCTGAAACTAATCCTTTTGCAAGTGCTTCTATAAGGGTTTATTTAAGAGAAGTTAGAGAATGTCAAGCTAAAGCAAGAGGAATTCcttataagaagaagaagaagaagaagagcaataaacaacaacaaccaacaaataataataataccaaTAATCTTCTTATTGATGATTCTACTACTACTAATAatatttcctcttcttcttcttcctccattaTGCACTTCTCAACTCCTTGA